From a region of the Oryza sativa Japonica Group chromosome 6, ASM3414082v1 genome:
- the LOC136356953 gene encoding uncharacterized protein produces the protein MAALSRFISRLGEKALPLFKLLKRSGPFTWTEEAENALTQLKAYLSSPPVLVAPEPDEPLLLYLAATPQVVSAALVVERDENNSHFTLPHPVPTWPGRERGGEAPEPNGGPRPPTTGVGPLPACQTVLGAPDPQEGPEATVGRPHLSPFDPEANPVLTRPGKEQGEEAPEPNGGLRPLTTGVGPLPAFPTTPGAPDPQDGPEATVGRPPLLSSDPEVISTEDKCAPQGCLDEECPRDAAPSEEDRPHRKVQRPVYFVSEALRDAKTRYPQAQKMLYAILMASRKLRHYFQAYRVTVVTSYPLGQILHNREGTGRVVKWAIELSEFDLHFEPRHAIKSQALADFVAEWTPAPEPVSIPEASTDPSQLPHTAHWVMQFDGSLSLQGAGAGVTLTSPSGDVLRYLVRLDFRATNNMAEYEGLLAGLRVAAGLGIRRLLVLGDSQLVVNQVCKEYRCSDPQMDAYVRQVRRMERHFGGIELRHVPRRDNMIADELSRLASSRAQTPPGAFEERLAQPSARPDPLGETDAPDRPPRPVGVQASGPEGSAPNSLRLIAWIAEIQAYLTDKTLPEDREGSERVHRISKRYVLVEGTLYRRAANGILLKCIPREQGVVLLADIHEGECGAHSASRTLVGKAFRQGFYWPTALNDAVDLVRRCRACQFHAKQIHQPAQALQTIPLSWPFAVWGLDILGLFRRAPGGFEYLYVAIDRFTKWPEAYPVVKIDKHSALKFIKGITARFGVPNRIITDNGTQFTSELFGDYCEDMGIKLCFASPAHPRSNGQVERANAEILKGLKTKTFNILKKHGDSWIEELPAVLWANRTTPSRATGETPFFLVYGAEAVLPSELTLRSPRATMYCEADQNQLRRDDLDYLEERRRRAALRAARYQQSLRRYHQRHVRARSLCVDDLVLRRVQTRAGLSKLSPMWEGPYRVVGVPRPGSIRLATGDGTELPNPWNIEHLRRFYP, from the coding sequence atggccgccctaagtcggttcatatcgaggctgggagagaaggcgttacccttatttaagcttctcaaacgctccggaccgtttacctggacggaggaagccgaaaatgccctcacccagttgaaggcgtatctaagctctcccccagttctggtcgccccggagccagacgagcccttgttactctacttagcggcgaccccgcaagtagttagtgcggcattggttgtggagcgcgatgagaacaattctcatttcacgcttccccaccctgtgccgacttggcccgggagagagcggggaggagaggctcccgagccgaacggtggcccaaggcccccgacgaccggagttggccctctgcccgcttgtcagacggtgctaggagcccccgacccccaggaaggccctgaggccactgtgggaaggccgcacctatcgcccttcgaccccgaggctaaccctgtgctgacccgacccgggaaagagcagggagaagaggcccccgagccgaacggaggcctaaggcccctgacgaccggagttggccctttgcccgcttttccgacgacgccaggagcccccgacccccaggacggccccgaagccactgtgggaaggccgcccctgttatcctccgaccctgaggtcatcagcacagaagaTAAGTGCGCCCCGCAAGgctgcttggacgaagagtgccccagggatgcggcccctagcgaagaggatcggccccaccgaaaggtgcagcggcccgtctactttgttagtgaggccctccgggacgccaaaacccgataccctcaggcccagaagatgctttacgctattctgatggcctcgaggaaactgcgccattatttccaggcgtaTCGGGTCACAgtagttacgtcttaccccctcggtcaaatcttgcataatcgagagggtacaggacgggtggtgaaatgggcaatcgaactttctgagttcgatttgcactttgaaccacgccacgctatcaagagccaggccctcgccgattttgtggcagagtggaccccggctcccgagcccgtctcgatccccgaggccagcacggacccctcgcagctgcctcacaccgcccactgggtgatgcagttcgacggctccctgtctcttcagggcgccggtgcgggggtcacgttgacctctccgagcggagacgtcctcagatacttggtccgcctcgactttcgagcgaccaataatatggcagaatacgagggactccttgccggactaagagtggcagctggactggggatccgccgcctcctggtgttaggcgactctcagctggtcgttaaccaagtctgtaaggagtaccggtgctctgacccgcagatggacgcctacgtgcgccaagtacggcgtatggagcgccattttggcgggattgagcttcggcatgtgcccagacgggataacatgattgccgacgaactctcacggctcgcgtcctcgcgagcccagaccccaccgggcgcctttgaagaaaggcttgcccagccgtcggcgcgacccgaccccttaggggagacggatgcgcctgaccggcccccgaggcctgtcggagtccaggcctcgggacccgaggggagtgctcccaactcccttagattgattgcttggatcgccgagatccaagcatacctcacagataagactctacccgaggaccgcgaagggagtgaacgcgtccatcgcatctccaaacgctacgtgctggtagaagggaccctctatcggcgcgcggctaatggaatcctcctgaagtgcattcctcgggaacaaggcgttgtgcttcttgccgatatccatgaaggcgaatgcggagcccactccgcctcgcgcaccttggttggtaaagcttttcgccagggtttctattggccgacagctcttaatgatgcggtcgacctggtccggcgatgtagagcgtgtcaattccacgccaagcaaatccatcagccggcccaggccctgcagaccataccactttcgtggccatttgctgtctggggactcgatatcctgggactgtttaggcgggccccgggcgggtttgagtatctgtatgtcgcgatcgacaggttcactaagtggcccgaggcttatccggtcgtcaagatcgataagcactccgcacttaaattcattaagggcatcacggcccggtttggagtgcctaaccgtattattacggataatggcacccaattcactagtgaactcttcggcgactactgcgaagacatgggcatcaagctctgcttcgcctcacctgcccaccccagaagcaatggccaagtggagcgcgccaatgcggaaatcctcaaaggccttaaaaccaagaccttcaacatactcaagaagcacggcgattcatggatcgaggagttgccagcggtgctctgggcaaaccgaactacaccaagccgagcaaccggggaaacgcctttcttcctcgtctacggcgcggaagcggttctcccatccgagctcaccctgaggtctcctcgggctaccatgtattgcgaggctgatcaaaatcagcttcgcagagatgacctcgactacttggaagagcgaaggcggcgcgcggccctccgagccgcgcgctaccagcagagcctgcggcgctaccatcagcgccacgtccgggcccgatcactctgcgtcgacgacctcgtcctacgccgcgtccaaacgcgtgctggattgagcaagctttcaccaatgtgggagggtccgtatcgagtggtcggcgtcccccggccgggctccatacggctagccacgggcgacggcactgagctgcctaacccgtggaacatcgaacaccttcgtcgcttctacccctga
- the LOC4340086 gene encoding wall-associated receptor kinase 5 isoform X1 encodes MACSLLSGHPMGALVLVATSLMLLILQHSGASDGARAGSGSIWQPQPDCPAPAKCGNVNIPYPFGIREGCFRPKGGFNISCKQEQAYIGPDIRVTNFDVVQSEARILTDIPSGTVAWKYNNEFDPIAWTSRGGLRLGNHHMVSSAKNRFTAIGCSTVAFIYGRDKNGSNGQFDQFTSLCGSFCFDEGSIEDGPECSGMGCCQVPISTNLRRFSLGFYNYNTTKKVLNFSSRSYAFVVEKDQFKFKSSYAKADNFMEELARGIPIILQWIAGNETCKEAALKESYACVANNSKCIDVIEAPGYRCNCTQGYEGNPYLKDGCRDINECNATRFPNSCKGICTNTDGSYDCKCPLGTHSDDPKNKECVPQVKLVIGICISIIFLIICISTLLIKIQRMKLEKEKQRFYDQNGGHILYQKIISGQVNTVEIFTEEVLKNATNNFDSGQKLGAGGHGIVYKGILRDNNVVAVKRSNFLHVTDAEEFVQEIIMLSQINHRNVVRLIGCCLEVEVPILVYEFISNGTLSYLIHGDSRRYASLKLRLRIAQESAEALAYLHLSTNRPIIHGDVESLNIMLDDSYTVKVTDFGASRWLSNEAVEQIAMVQGTRGYLDPEYLQERKLTEKSDVYSFGVVLLELITGKKAIYRHDGDGDFESLAGSFLRAMEERVENILDTSLAGASMEALPLLQEVAKVGSMCLSAKGKERPSMAEVTDMLKAVRIAWRDLLVSSEYNVTEVFVDSSEAPPSGNPSSAVFWTPDMQSLEVETLR; translated from the exons gccatccgatgggagccttaGTACTTGTGGCAACCAGCCTGATGCTGCTGATACTACAGCATAGTGGTGCATCTGACGGGGCTAGGGCTGGGTCTGGAAGTATCTGGCAGCCCCAGCCCGATTGTCCAGCTCCAGCGAAGTGCGGCAACGTCAACATTCCCTACCCGTTTGGCATAAGAGAAGGTTGCTTCCGACCGAAGGGCGGCTTTAATATCTCATGCAAGCAAGAACAAGCTTATATTGG ACCGGACATTAGGGTCACGAATTTTGATGTAGTCCAGAGTGAGGCTCGCATCCTGACCGATATACCATCAGGGACGGTAGCATGGAAGTACAACAATGAATTTGATCCAATTGCATGGACGTCCAGAGGAGGATTACGACTTGGTAATCACCATATGGTTTCCAGCGCCAAGAACAGATTCACAGCAATCGGGTGTTCAACTGTTGCATTCATCTACGGCAGAGACAAAAATGGTAGCAATGGACAGTTTGATCAGTTCACCAGCTTATGTGGATCGTTCTGCTTCGACGAGGGTAGCATCGAAGACGGCCCAGAGTGCTCCGGCATGGGTTGTTGCCAAGTCCCCATTTCAACCAACCTTAGGAGGTTCAGTTTAGGATTCTATAATTATAACACAACCAAAAAAGTTCTTAATTTTAGTTCACGCAGCTATGCGTTCGTGGTCGAGAAGGATCAATTCAAGTTCAAGAGTTCCTATGCCAAAGCAGACAATTTCATGGAGGAGCTCGCTCGTGGGATTCCTATAATTCTCCAGTGGATTGCTGGTAATGAAACCTGCAAGGAAGCAGCCCTGAAGGAGTCGTATGCTTGCGTTGCCAATAACAGCAAATGCATCGATGTGATAGAGGCGCCCGGGTACAGATGCAACTGCACCCAAGGTTACGAGGGAAATCCCTACCTCAAAGACGGCTGCCGAG ACATCAATGAGTGCAACGCCACAAGATTCCCGAATTCTTGCAAGGGCATCTGCACTAACACCGATGGGAGCTACGACTGTAAGTGCCCACTAGGAACTCACAGCGATGATCCAAAGAACAAGGAATGCGTCCCACAAGTGAAGCTGGTCATTG GTATTTGCATCAgcatcatcttcctcatcatctGTATCTCCACTCTGCTGATCAAGATTCAGAGAATGAAGCTGGAAAAAGAGAAGCAGAGGTTCTACGATCAGAACGGTGGCCACATATTATACCAGAAAATTATCTCAGGGCAAGTCAATACAGTGGAAATATTCACAGAAGAGGTACTAAAGAATGCGACCAACAACTTCGACAGCGGACAAAAGCTTGGCGCCGGTGGTCATGGCATTGTCTACAAGGGCATTCTCAGGGACAACAATGTCGTCGCCGTGAAGCGCTCCAACTTCCTCCACGTGACAGACGCCGAGGAATTCGTGCAGGAGATCATCATGCTCTCGCAGATCAACCACCGGAACGTGGTCAGGCTCATCGGCTGCTGCCTGGAAGTTGAAGTGCCCATACTGGTCTACGAGTTCATCTCCAATGGCACTCTCTCCTACCTGATCCATGGCGATAGCAGGCGGTATGCTTCACTGAAACTTCGTCTTAGGATTGCTCAAGAATCAGCTGAAGCATTGGCATACCTGCACCTGTCGACGAACCGGCCTATCATCCATGGCGACGTGGAGTCTCTGAACATTATGCTCGATGATAGCTACACGGTGAAGGTGACCGACTTCGGGGCATCACGGTGGCTGTCCAATGAAGCTGTCGAGCAAATTGCGATGGTGCAGGGAACCCGAGGGTACCTGGATCCGGAGTACCTGCAGGAGAGGAAGCTGACGGAGAAgagcgacgtgtacagcttcggcgtcgTGCTGCTGGAGCTGATCACTGGGAAGAAGGCGATCTACCGCcacgatggcgatggcgacttcGAGAGCCTCGCAGGATCGTTCCTGCGGGCGATGGAGGAGAGGGTGGAGAACATCTTGGACACAAGCTTGGCTGGTGCCAGCATGGAGGCGCTGCCCCTGCTCCAGGAGGTCGCCAAGGTGGGGAGTATGTGTCTGAGCGCCAAGGGGAAGGAGAGGCCATCCATGGCGGAGGTGACCGACATGTTGAAAGCTGTAAGAATTGCGTGGAGGGATCTTCTGGTTTCATCGGAGTACAACGTGACGGAGGTTTTCGTCGACAGTTCAGAAGCTCCTCCATCTGGCAACCCATCTTCCGCTGTGTTCTGGACGCCGGACATGCAGTCTCTAGAAGTTGAAACTTTGAGGTGA
- the LOC4340086 gene encoding wall-associated receptor kinase 5 isoform X2: MGALVLVATSLMLLILQHSGASDGARAGSGSIWQPQPDCPAPAKCGNVNIPYPFGIREGCFRPKGGFNISCKQEQAYIGPDIRVTNFDVVQSEARILTDIPSGTVAWKYNNEFDPIAWTSRGGLRLGNHHMVSSAKNRFTAIGCSTVAFIYGRDKNGSNGQFDQFTSLCGSFCFDEGSIEDGPECSGMGCCQVPISTNLRRFSLGFYNYNTTKKVLNFSSRSYAFVVEKDQFKFKSSYAKADNFMEELARGIPIILQWIAGNETCKEAALKESYACVANNSKCIDVIEAPGYRCNCTQGYEGNPYLKDGCRDINECNATRFPNSCKGICTNTDGSYDCKCPLGTHSDDPKNKECVPQVKLVIGICISIIFLIICISTLLIKIQRMKLEKEKQRFYDQNGGHILYQKIISGQVNTVEIFTEEVLKNATNNFDSGQKLGAGGHGIVYKGILRDNNVVAVKRSNFLHVTDAEEFVQEIIMLSQINHRNVVRLIGCCLEVEVPILVYEFISNGTLSYLIHGDSRRYASLKLRLRIAQESAEALAYLHLSTNRPIIHGDVESLNIMLDDSYTVKVTDFGASRWLSNEAVEQIAMVQGTRGYLDPEYLQERKLTEKSDVYSFGVVLLELITGKKAIYRHDGDGDFESLAGSFLRAMEERVENILDTSLAGASMEALPLLQEVAKVGSMCLSAKGKERPSMAEVTDMLKAVRIAWRDLLVSSEYNVTEVFVDSSEAPPSGNPSSAVFWTPDMQSLEVETLR, encoded by the exons atgggagccttaGTACTTGTGGCAACCAGCCTGATGCTGCTGATACTACAGCATAGTGGTGCATCTGACGGGGCTAGGGCTGGGTCTGGAAGTATCTGGCAGCCCCAGCCCGATTGTCCAGCTCCAGCGAAGTGCGGCAACGTCAACATTCCCTACCCGTTTGGCATAAGAGAAGGTTGCTTCCGACCGAAGGGCGGCTTTAATATCTCATGCAAGCAAGAACAAGCTTATATTGG ACCGGACATTAGGGTCACGAATTTTGATGTAGTCCAGAGTGAGGCTCGCATCCTGACCGATATACCATCAGGGACGGTAGCATGGAAGTACAACAATGAATTTGATCCAATTGCATGGACGTCCAGAGGAGGATTACGACTTGGTAATCACCATATGGTTTCCAGCGCCAAGAACAGATTCACAGCAATCGGGTGTTCAACTGTTGCATTCATCTACGGCAGAGACAAAAATGGTAGCAATGGACAGTTTGATCAGTTCACCAGCTTATGTGGATCGTTCTGCTTCGACGAGGGTAGCATCGAAGACGGCCCAGAGTGCTCCGGCATGGGTTGTTGCCAAGTCCCCATTTCAACCAACCTTAGGAGGTTCAGTTTAGGATTCTATAATTATAACACAACCAAAAAAGTTCTTAATTTTAGTTCACGCAGCTATGCGTTCGTGGTCGAGAAGGATCAATTCAAGTTCAAGAGTTCCTATGCCAAAGCAGACAATTTCATGGAGGAGCTCGCTCGTGGGATTCCTATAATTCTCCAGTGGATTGCTGGTAATGAAACCTGCAAGGAAGCAGCCCTGAAGGAGTCGTATGCTTGCGTTGCCAATAACAGCAAATGCATCGATGTGATAGAGGCGCCCGGGTACAGATGCAACTGCACCCAAGGTTACGAGGGAAATCCCTACCTCAAAGACGGCTGCCGAG ACATCAATGAGTGCAACGCCACAAGATTCCCGAATTCTTGCAAGGGCATCTGCACTAACACCGATGGGAGCTACGACTGTAAGTGCCCACTAGGAACTCACAGCGATGATCCAAAGAACAAGGAATGCGTCCCACAAGTGAAGCTGGTCATTG GTATTTGCATCAgcatcatcttcctcatcatctGTATCTCCACTCTGCTGATCAAGATTCAGAGAATGAAGCTGGAAAAAGAGAAGCAGAGGTTCTACGATCAGAACGGTGGCCACATATTATACCAGAAAATTATCTCAGGGCAAGTCAATACAGTGGAAATATTCACAGAAGAGGTACTAAAGAATGCGACCAACAACTTCGACAGCGGACAAAAGCTTGGCGCCGGTGGTCATGGCATTGTCTACAAGGGCATTCTCAGGGACAACAATGTCGTCGCCGTGAAGCGCTCCAACTTCCTCCACGTGACAGACGCCGAGGAATTCGTGCAGGAGATCATCATGCTCTCGCAGATCAACCACCGGAACGTGGTCAGGCTCATCGGCTGCTGCCTGGAAGTTGAAGTGCCCATACTGGTCTACGAGTTCATCTCCAATGGCACTCTCTCCTACCTGATCCATGGCGATAGCAGGCGGTATGCTTCACTGAAACTTCGTCTTAGGATTGCTCAAGAATCAGCTGAAGCATTGGCATACCTGCACCTGTCGACGAACCGGCCTATCATCCATGGCGACGTGGAGTCTCTGAACATTATGCTCGATGATAGCTACACGGTGAAGGTGACCGACTTCGGGGCATCACGGTGGCTGTCCAATGAAGCTGTCGAGCAAATTGCGATGGTGCAGGGAACCCGAGGGTACCTGGATCCGGAGTACCTGCAGGAGAGGAAGCTGACGGAGAAgagcgacgtgtacagcttcggcgtcgTGCTGCTGGAGCTGATCACTGGGAAGAAGGCGATCTACCGCcacgatggcgatggcgacttcGAGAGCCTCGCAGGATCGTTCCTGCGGGCGATGGAGGAGAGGGTGGAGAACATCTTGGACACAAGCTTGGCTGGTGCCAGCATGGAGGCGCTGCCCCTGCTCCAGGAGGTCGCCAAGGTGGGGAGTATGTGTCTGAGCGCCAAGGGGAAGGAGAGGCCATCCATGGCGGAGGTGACCGACATGTTGAAAGCTGTAAGAATTGCGTGGAGGGATCTTCTGGTTTCATCGGAGTACAACGTGACGGAGGTTTTCGTCGACAGTTCAGAAGCTCCTCCATCTGGCAACCCATCTTCCGCTGTGTTCTGGACGCCGGACATGCAGTCTCTAGAAGTTGAAACTTTGAGGTGA